caagtaaaaacacatttaatgtcAGTGGACGTTTTTGGATATTATTGTGCCAAACTGTTCATTTTTATACGGTTTGGTGCCTCACTATACATGtaaagaaacaaatgtaaaattgtGACTGATTTCTGATAGGTCTACACACAATACTTATTCGTATAGTCTAtggtgtcatgtttttgttgcaaaAAATACGTTTAATTTCAAATACCACAACAACATGGTCTTGGATGTTCATGATATAATAAAACTACATAGCTCTGAAAGCAGAGCAGACGTATGAATGGACACTTCTAGCAATACAGAGGTTTGGTTTGCTTGGCTCCCAATAGAGTTAAAATGATTTTCCATTTGGAGGGAGAATGACCATTGAGTTTCGTTGATCACCTTAGGTTGTGGgttgtgctgcagcctcacagcaacaaGGTCGAAGGTTCCATGCCAGGCACCTTGTGTGCTCTCTCTGTGCtcagtttcctcccaaaaacACACTAAttggtgactctaaattgtTTGTAGGtgtgaatgttttattgtctATGTATGCCCTAAAAcaggctgtccagggtgtccgctGTCTTTGGTTCTTCAGCTGGGGTCGCCACCCACGACTCCTGTAGGGAATAAGCGGAAGAAAATGAGATGAGACAATGTTGACACGGCCGCACGCTCACTCAGATTAGAACTCTATTCTCACCACAACCTGTTTGTGCAGAATTTAGAGAGTAGATGTTATGTCTTGAAAAACATGGTTGTGTTTTCCGAGGCCTCTCTGTAATTAAGCTTCAGGGCCGTGTGAGCAGACAGTGGGGGAGTGTGAGGTTGCCTGATGGAAACACAAATCAGAAGAGGAAGGCTTTGAAAACTGGTCCTGCTTAATGATGGAAGACAGTTGGAAGGACAGAAACGTCAAGCGTTGATGTGGCCGCTTATGGGATAACAGCGCCACCCCTTGTACAAAATAAGTACTGCATTTTTGAGCGGTTATAGAACTGAGTAACGCAAACCTCGTAAATTTAAAGTTATATCAGCCTTAAATAAGcctcgttttcttttttttacaggtCGAAATGAACTGATTGCCAGATACATCAAGCTGAGGACAGGAAAAACCCGCACGAGAAAACAGGTAAATCATTTGTTTGATCAGCAACTAAACCAAAACTAAACTGCTTGCATTTGGCAAGTATATGAGTGAATTGAAGTGGTTGTGACTGTCCGTTCTTCTGAAACCACTTTTCTATTAAGGGGTCTGATTCGCCGCAGCAACGTTCCCCGTAGCCATGGTGGTGATCTCTCTTTGCAGGGGCTTCTTGGAAaggaaattcaaatgaaatgagcGTGTGTTGCCTTCTTAGTTTGCCAAAAGCTGCAGCTCTATTCCGAGACATGTCAGCTGAGGAGAACTGTTCCACTCACTGCAACCTTGGAGCTCATCTTTCTGTTCACAGAAACAAAATATCCTTAAATTATAGAACAAACAGAAATGCTCTTATGTGAAGTTTCGGTTTCAATATCAAACAGCATGTCAACATTaggtttgtaaaaaaaatgtttagtaAATTAGTCACACGACTCCAGTGCGGGAGGAATAATCGACTCATTTATGAGTCAGGTCAGGGCAAGACAACCAGGTGCAATGCCACTTACCAATGACAAGTGGAGAACAGATGAGTAATCTGTACGACAGAACTCCTGTTTACTTTCATGATTAACTGTGCAACTATGATCACCAGTTACAACAATCTGGAGCCACAAAATGGACTTGAGAGTGTGATAAAAgaatgtcatgtttttgctGGATTCATTAAACGACATTAACAAGTTGTTGTGAAAGGATTTATCACGTATGGTCAACTGATACTGAGACAACAAATGACTTTGTTGCTTTGTGGTACAGTTTTAGATGTTAACATCTTCAGAGGGGAGAGCTTGCAATGGTCATTGGAAGCAAAATTAACTTTTCGATTGAGATGATGCTGATTGGCTAGTCTAGAAGGGGAGAAAGTGGTACTGGTCTGTTTTGTAGAAAAGCACTCTGAGAGTGCAAACCTGCACCAATAAAGACTGAAGAATACGTCAAAAAACTCCTGGATCCACACAGTGATACGGAGCACCCCCAAAATTGAATAATTCCTTGTCTTAGTTCACATTTTTCCAAATTATTCCATAGcgtttgaacacagacaaacagacaggcaaaacaaaatgtattgtcTAATTGTTTTGTACTTTTCAGTAAGGCTAATGGTGAAGAAAGGAATTGAGAGAGTTCAGACTAAATTTAGAAGGCGACGAAGATAATCTGAACATGTTTGTTGACAATACATGACACAGATGTTCACCTGTCTCTGTGCTTGCGTGTGCATGTTGATGTTGCTCAAAGACTGTTTCACACTCCTTCAGGTGTCTAGTCACATACAGGTGTTAGCACGGAAGAAAGTTCGTGAATACCAGGCGGGTATCAAGGTAGGTGGAGCCACCGGGCTTCCCAGGCCACACTGACTGGGCGTCTCTTTCCCTCTTTGGTTAAGGCTTCTCTTTCttcccttctctctcttccactCCTTTTCCTCCTTCCCTTCTCTTGGCTATTCTTCTGTGCAGGTTTCTAGCCACTTGCAGGTTCTCGCCCGAAGAAAATCTCGCGAGATCCAGTCAAAGCTAAAGGTATGCGCTTCACCGCTGGGGGGCCGGCGTGGCTGCCAGATGCTCGGCTTTGCTCTAACACCATTTTTAATTTCTGTCTTCACTGGCTCTATTTGCTTCGACACAAGGGTCCGCTGAACTGGAGACACGCATGGCAAGCAAGACACATTGacctttgtgttgtttgtttgttcagcatttgataaaataaaaggaATTATCAGAtagtgcaaaacaaaaatgtgataATGTAAGCAGTTGCTGCAGGGGGCATGGCAAAGGTGGCTGGATTGCACACAGAAAAGCTCACTCCCATGAAGTATCTATTTAGTTCTTCAGGCataaattcattcaaaaattGCAAATAAGACAAAAGTGAAAGTTAATTTTAAGGCTTAATGAAATGCATATTCATATCATATCTAGACTTTAATCATTGGATGTCacaaattttaaaaactgcttcagtgGGTGTCCACTGATAAAAGACAAGATGCAAGATCAGATCTAGGGAAGGGAAACAATTTGAATATTGGCTTTAATGTGTATTTTAATTTCTaaaatcaaattaatatttacaaATTACCTTGGAAAAGAAATCAGAAGTTTTATAGTTTCAAAGCGAAAATAAATGTCTAACCAACTAGTATTTGTTTTTGGACCAGTATTTTTACTAAGTATAAATATCTAAATAACTAGTATTTTtgatattttctattttcttcccAAAAACAGTTAAGTTGCTTCACATTCCCATTTTATAAAACATATAAAAGGCACTTTGTTGATCCAAATAAAATGACTGTGTCTTCAACAGAAAATGTGTAAatgtcattatatttatttgacgTTCAATTGTTGAATGTTAGCTGTAGGCTCCTCTTGTGCCTTAAGGTGAAAATAAAGGGAATTTTAATGAAGTGTTGAAGTAGAGGAAACcttttgtttcaataaataaaataaacattggtCACATTTTATCAAATTTCATTGCTTCTAGTGCGTGCATGCCGATCATAAGCCAGCACAGTCTCACCTTCATTTTCAAGTGTGGGAACCACCTGCTGCACGACTGATGCTTGAGCTGACAAAGCCAGTGCAGGTTCTGTTTTGCTGCATGATGCTTCATGGCCTGATCAAGCCTCTACAGCGTCCTGTCCTGCTCCCAGACTGACTCTATCCCCGAAATCTCTCTCATCTGACATCTTCATTTCTAATCTCTCTGTTTGTGGTGTCCTCTCTGAGTGATGTGTGATCTTTTCTCATGATGCATCTTGTTCAGACTATGATGCTGTTGGAACAAATCTTTAAGTAAGAACACAGTTGACAGGGACAAAGTCTGCTGTGAGTTATACAGTACGTTACTAAGGGCAGTAACTTCATAGGCACCTTCTTTTGAATTTCCCCTCTGGTTGCTTCACATCTATCCACTTTGCTGTCATTGTATCTTGAAATTGTTCAGCATTACATACTagtaaagaggaggagagggtgtTTTTAagatttctgttttatttaagtTTAAATTTGCAGTTGGTTAACACCATACATCCTAGTTTAGTGATGCGATCATCATCCTCATAACTGGTGTACGTTTGAAAAATGCACATACAGGATCACACCTGCCAACAGATGTATTCACATTTATCTCACTACAACACAAAAGAAGAAACCTCACGCTCAGTGATGATggaataaatcattttaatgccCCCAAACTGTCCTTCTTTGAAGTGAAGATGAAACCTCAGTGTGCTGTAAAGATAAGACTGCTACTCCTCATGCAAGCTGCACCTGAGGATTACTCAACAAAATAGGGCAATAACCCATGAGTTTAATAGCTGTCATATGCACATATGATTCGTAATTCGATATAGAAATGTTATTTACAAATTTTATTCTAAAACAAATTTTATTCTAAAAAATTTGATtatatttgtcttgttttccCAAACATTTTTTGGCAATTACAGCAGGATCTATGCACATACCCACACACCCACTGAAAATCTAGttaaacacaatgaaaatccATTGGATAACATTTCATACATTCAGTGACTGCAATAAGTGCAAGGACATTTGATGCTTAGCTGCTTACTTCGTCTTTATCATGTTATCCATCATAAAAATAATAGCCAAATAATTGTtatctcattttgttttctccaaaCTCTAAGTTGGAATAGccgtcttttgtttgtttgttacttTTGCCAACCATGGTCATCGGATTCCATCAAAATCCCTTCTCACATGGCAATCGTAACTTATAAATACTTACACGTTTACAtaaaggtctcatctataatgGATTAGTACTACATTCATAggacatcataatgcatttctAAGGCTTCGGAGAATATTATGAATCTTCATAGTCATTAATGAAAACCTCTGGTATTATAAAGTGCAGAACATGAAAGAATAATGTCATCTTATTTCTCATAATATTATACGGTGTGGTTGGGGCTATGGTTATGGTTAAGGGCTTTTGACGAGATAAAGTGAAGTCCACAACTTACAATAATACTTAAACATACATGATTTTACATGATACAATGAGATCTTTAAGCAAAATCTGACCCTTATCTGCGCCTGTCGCACACCAGACATTTAGTGGCCGTTTCAGACATCATCTAGTTAGAAGTGTATGTTATGAAGAGGTTGGAATCTGAGTAAACTCTCAAGCTCTTGCCAGCATTAATGATTCTTCACTGAATAGAACTAACAGTTTTTCTCTCCTTTGGTTTAGGCGATGAATTTGGTAAGTGACCCTGACTCGTATTTCTGTCTAGCAGCAGTCTGGCATGGCTTCCCTCCCTATTTGCTGCCCTGTGAAGGGCGATGCTTGGGAATCTGCCTCGTATTGCATCCTGCCTAATGCCGCACAGCGCCACTCCCCCTGCAGCCTCATTAGCTCAAAGATTCTCTGCTTGCTTCATGTGGTGTTGCTTTGATTTATTTGGGAGTTTTGCTGGTCAGGCGCCACTGCTTTAGCAGAAAAAGCATAAACTTCTTCAGCTTAAACTTCACGTCAAAAGAAAGTTTGTCTGCTCTGCGCACCACCAATTTGATTTGTCTGACTTTCAGTGTGAGAATTTCACTTCCCGTGTAAATGTTGCAGCTTAAATCCAACTGAgttcaaaccattttttttctttaaatctgACTGACACTAACACTGCACTTCATCTTTGCCTTTGTTCTCATTGCTATATTCTCTGTATTCTCACTAATATGAACTCAAAAATCCTGATCTGACTGGTGATTCTGATGAAATGCTTCACAATCTATACATTATTTGAACATGAATGTGTACGGTTGCAATGACGTGAAGGAACGCAGATAGAAACACAATTTCTTTTCCATAACTCATATCACTATTGTCAATAAACATAAGCTAATAAGCGTTActcactttattattatttaagcaTTTATTatcgttgttattattattctacatattaatttatcattatttaaaagGTTACTGACTGACTGTTTTGTGAATTCACATTGTAAATTATGTGAATTTTTAAAATCTGCCAACAAACTTTAGTCATCATTTTATGTTATATTAAAGGTCTAATCATATGTAATATTATACTTGATACTTTTTGTGATAGTTTTTGTATTGAtacttataaatatatataatttggcGAAATATCCCCATCCAAATTAAGAATGCATTTTTTCTACAGAACACCACAAATTCTTCTTCTTATCTATCATCTTAGCTTGAGGCTCCCCCTGGTGGTTGACCCTTGCCTCATTTCTCTGTTCCATAGGATCAGGCATCTAAAGACAAAGCCCTGCAGAACATGGCCGCCCTGTCTTCAGCTCAGATCGTCTCGCCACCTATAATGAAGAATCACCTTCCACCACTTCCCCCGACCCCATACCAGCCCCCCAGAGTAAGAGACACCTCAATGGTACATTTAGTTTTGAAGATGTATTTGGAATCAAAATGTTCTCTTTCTTTTAGTTCTGGCCTGCTCCAATCTCAGGACAACCAGGACCCTCTCAGGAGTAAGTTCGTCCACAGACATCAGTGCTCATAGCTATGATGTTAGCTCGCCTTAAAAATGTCCCTTTTTTGACCCATTGATTTGCGAATTTCTGCACATCACTGTTGTCACTTCATCTTTGAGAAAGGAAGGGTCGGTGTGAGGTCGTCTCAGATCCGAGGTTTTCTTGGCAGTCAAACCAATCTCTGAATTGAACTGCCAGACCTTTGACCTTGTTGCGTATAGCCGCTGGGTTTTTCTTGATCATAGCCATGAGTGCGAGTGGCCTCTCAGTACAGGAGTCCATAAACAAAACGGCACTTCACTCAGCATATCAAGGAACACTTGGACTTTATTGTTCCCTGGGATAAAGTGCATAGAGCTCTCTGAGTACGCCTCAACATCAGAGACTCTCTGGGATTATTGGTTGGATGCCCAATACTATCTTCGTGTTTGTGTACGTCCCATATCAAAAGTCTGTTTAACGGATCACATTTTTGCACACCAGGCTGGTTCTAGATCTCAACCAGGGACGGACTCCTGGGCTTGTCCGCACCAGCCATGCGTAAGTTCCCCCCTAGCCCAGGTCCAGCTGCGAGCACCCAAACCAGTACTAACTCTGATGTTTGACACTGTATTGTATGTTTCCTGCACTGATGTTAACAACCACCGAATTGAAGTTTGGCAGCAATTGAAGCAGGTGGTCTTGCGCTTAGCTGGTGCAGCAACACATGCATACACACTAATACAAACACTTCACGAATGCAAGTCATCAGAAATGCATGACCAAGCCGTGAATGTCCTTTTGAACTGTCCATAAATGTCTTTCAGTATCAAGCCGTTTGCACAGCCGTACCAGAGCCTCTCGGGTCCAGTTCCACAGGCCATACCAAGTGAGTTTCACCTATATTTGCAGTCAATCAAAAAATCATTATAGTTTTTTGGGATTGATTAATATGATGAAATGCATCTGTAgaggacaaaaacaataattctGAAACCGAagtgaatacatttgttttactattttattgaaatgagtctttatttttatatcaagGTGTTGGTCCCATCACTATTTACAtgtcttctgttttgtttatgtgAACTGGATATCCAGGTTATGAGCCTCTGGCGCCCCCTCAGGCACCAACCGCCACTGCAGTACCAGTGTGGCAGGACCGGACCATCGCCTCCTCCAAACTGCGGATGCTAGAGTACTCGGCCTTCATGGAGGTTCAGCGAGACCCAGACACTGTGAGCCCGACCTTTGACCCCTCACACTAAAAGATAGATTGACTGACCTGCTTGTATGTCGCCCCACCTCCGGATCCTGCAGTACAGCAAACACTTGTTCGTCCACATTGGACAGACCAACCCGTCGTACAGCGACCCACTTCTGGAAGCCGTGGACATCAGACAGATCTACGACAAATTCCCAGAGAAGAAGGGCGGCCTCAAGGAGCTGTATGAGAAAGGCCCTCAGAACGCGTTTTTCCTGGTTAAATTCTGGGTAAGAAAATCAAAGTAGTCTGGACCTCGaactggatttgtttttctgtcttgtaAACACTGCATTTCTTGTCTAAGAAATATCAATAAcagtgaaattgtttttgtttgattttaatgtACTTTTTATGTCTTTGCATTTTAAAGAtggtataaaataaaataagaagctGTAGCTTTAATGTACTGAATACAACTTGAACTGCAGGCAGACCTGAACAGCAGTGGCATGCAGGACGGTCCTGGTTCCTTCTATGGCGTCACCAGTCAGTACAGTAGCGTGGAGAACATGACCATCACGGTCTCCACCAAGGTCTGTTCCTTTGGGAAGCAAGTGGTCGAGAAAGTGGAGGTAAGGACTGCTGTTCATCTTCATGAGAAAACAACAAGTGATGCCCTTTTGTCACCTGCGTTGCAGACGGAGTACGCTCGACTTGAAGGAGGGAAGTGCGTTTACCGAATCCACCGCTCACCGATGTGCGAGTACATGATCAACTTTATCCACAAACTCAAGCACCTGCCTGAAAAATACATGATGAACAGTGTTCTTGAAAACTTCACCATCCTTCAGGTACTTCCGCTGACGTATGCTGGCTCCGCTGTTTAACCTGCAATACTACAGTTTCACCGTTAGATGGAGGCAGCGCTCACGACTTTTGAAATGTACTCACAGGTTATAAGAATTGAACTTTCATAACAAAACGCAAAAAAGCCGTGGACTAATTTGGTAATTGTCACTCATTTAATGGGGtaaaatatagatttaaaaatCAATTAGTCAAAATAGGGTTTGGCGTTTTGGCATAGAAATTTGCATTTCAACACCTATTCATTTCCCCTTCAGTTCATTTGAAACAGAGAAGACCGTTCCTGGACAATGGATTAGCCAGGATGGTTTTGATGTGTTAGAAGTCATCACTCCCAAATATGTCCATTTGTCTGCTTCTCGGAATCTGTTGCCATCACTCACTGTTGTGTCTTTGTGCTCTCTCAGGTGGTGACAAACCGCGACACCCAGGAGACCCTACTGTGTATAGCATTTGTGTTTGAGGTTTCCACGAGTGAGCATGGAGCTCAGTACCACGTCTACAGACTTGTGAAAGACTAACAGAGCCTTGGgaaaagcgtaaaaagcgtgaCACAATCTATCTTCAACCACCTAGGAAAATCAAAAGTAGCAGTCAAAATCGTTTGACAGAACCTActtggacacaaacacaagctgcGTATGCAAGGATAAATGTGGACATGCAAAGAAattctgaagatttttttttattaattattatttctcttGGACAACCAGCGTATATACATGTGTTTCAACATGCTTTCGATGAAATGGGTTGATGATGGAGCTTGACATGTTTGTTGATGGGGAGAGGATGTGTTTAGGGTTCGCAAGTAGAGCAAAGAGGTGTTGGTACGACTGTTGAAGAATCGAGAACTGgaccacagaagaagaaataaagcagCTGTCCCGTGTTTGTTAggaaaaaaatgcctttttCTCCAAAGATGAAATTGTTGCCATTTTTACTACCTCTTATTTTTCAAGTGAACAGAAAATAGTTTTGGATTTGGAAACCTTTTGATCACCAGCTGTTGTATTTGGGCACACAGTCGGGTGACTACATTGTACAGGGAGAAGGTTTTGTGTCACTAGAATGCCTTTATTGCGTGGCTATTTTATAAATCAGGTCTGTCAAGCATCTGACTTTGACACCAGGGATGCCTTGTGCTGGTGCTTGGTTACCTGACTCTCTAAAGACGTGTGCTCGGCTGCACTGAAAATATCAAGAAGGGGTACTAAGCAACAGCGTATTTTCTTCCTTGACCTTATGTAGCCTTTAACAAAAACTTGTTTCTGTACTGTGAGGCAGCGGATGCTAAAGGAATATGTGTTACATAGGAGTATTTCGGGGGACTTCATGTTCATATTTGTGATTAAATTACAGCACAGAGACAATAGTTGAAGAGGAGGGAAGTGAATCactgtttcttttgtttaaaaaaagacatgtatGCTGTGAAGTCACATCATTTACTTCGTTCTTTTTCATCCATGGTGGGAAATCCGAATCCAAGTGTTTTATATCTGACACATTATTTTATATGTATTACAAGTGAAATAattagacagagagagagaattatTGTCTCTGTGCTGTGGAGTATGACCATTGATTGTTATTTATAGGGTAAGAATCGAGTATTGGGAGGGGAGGGACGGGCACTGGAGACAAACTCATTTCCACTTTGATGGAAATTGCCTGTCGACACAGACAAAGAGTCTACTCTGTGTGGTTCACTGGACTGTTGTGCCTTTGGTGTTCAAAATGCAGTTGCACCTGGCTCTGATTATCATTTTTCACAGGCTACATACAATAATATCCAGCAGGTTTTTCTCCAACTAAACTTTTATACAGATATATTTTTTGCTGTCGCCATTatcatgttgtttgttttgttgactcTCAGTGTTTGCCGAACGCTTCACTGAAATTGTGTGATTGTGCTAAAAACTAATAATGAGATATCTATTGTATCATATTATGAATGGTGTGGGCAgttctttttttggtttaagGTTGTTTACTATTGTCTTTGTTTCCATTGCGCATTGTAATTTTATACTTCCAAGTAGAGGTTGGACTATGTAATCAAACAATTGTATTAACAATAAAAGACACATGGTTTTTGAGGTCATGTTCCCCATGCAAATGTATTAAAGTATTTTTGTGAATGATAGACTTTAAATGTTCAGAACTTCAGTTTGGGTTTTCTTTTGTGCGTTCCTTCTGTTTGTCATCATCCACATAACATTTCATCCAGTGTGCAGGCAGTAGTTGGGTGGTTCTGACTCAAGACTTGAAAGAGTGTGAGGGGTCTTCAGCGTCCTCATCATTTTATTGACTGGATTACTATGCCCTTTTATTTTCACCTGAGCGCAAGCTTAATATCCCATTAAATCCTAGACTATGCCTGGAATACAGAGCTGGACAAGGTGAGTTTAACAAACAATATCATGAGTCATCAGATCTGCATATGGTTATACAAAAgaatagtgttgtagtcaagaccacatcgactgagaccaagacattatcgagactggagagtatTGATTCAAGACCAAgttatttggaggtcaagaccaagaagGTTTTGAAGGCctagaccaagacaagaccaaaacAGTATAGAtaggagtctcaaactgatccacaagtGAGCCGCAGAGggtgcaggcacacacacacacacacacacacacatatatatatatatatagagagagagagagagagagagagagagagatgcgaGTTTGAGACCCTAAAAATGTGGTCTTGAGACCGTACGACTTAACTGAGACGTCGAAAAATGGAGAAACTTCATCTCCCATAATGCCTTTCAACTGCGTAAACATGGAAGCAGCGTAtgggtttcaaaataaaggtttacAACGTAACTAAACTTTATAATACTATAATACATAACATGACATGTGTTTCAGTGATTACACCAAGTAATGTCGGCAATACAGTTAATTGTGTTTTTactgcaaataaaaaacaaaacatttacgtGAAAGAGGAAGTTGACAACCGGATGTTATGACGCAGCGCTTCTCTCTTGACTCTCACCGGCAGGCAAAGCACTCCGTGGAGTTTGGGAGCTAATATTTACTTGCGTGTGTTTCTTTCGAAAGATGCACGTACGTTAAAATGAAGcataagatgatggtgatgaataaTAGCTAGTCCGCGACACTAGCTCCAATAAGAATTGCAGATA
Above is a window of Synchiropus splendidus isolate RoL2022-P1 chromosome 6, RoL_Sspl_1.0, whole genome shotgun sequence DNA encoding:
- the tead3b gene encoding TEA domain family member 3 b, producing MFLGGKQGLSPGGAATIASNEWSANGSPEDGLDGDNEDKAIDGDAEGVWSPDIEQSFQEALAIYPPCGRRKIILSDEGKMYGRNELIARYIKLRTGKTRTRKQVSSHIQVLARKKVREYQAGIKVSSHLQVLARRKSREIQSKLKDQASKDKALQNMAALSSAQIVSPPIMKNHLPPLPPTPYQPPRFWPAPISGQPGPSQELVLDLNQGRTPGLVRTSHAIKPFAQPYQSLSGPVPQAIPSYEPLAPPQAPTATAVPVWQDRTIASSKLRMLEYSAFMEVQRDPDTYSKHLFVHIGQTNPSYSDPLLEAVDIRQIYDKFPEKKGGLKELYEKGPQNAFFLVKFWADLNSSGMQDGPGSFYGVTSQYSSVENMTITVSTKVCSFGKQVVEKVETEYARLEGGKCVYRIHRSPMCEYMINFIHKLKHLPEKYMMNSVLENFTILQVVTNRDTQETLLCIAFVFEVSTSEHGAQYHVYRLVKD